The nucleotide sequence AATATGGCCACCGGCAAGTTTTGGAGAATCTTGTCGTCCTTGACGTGTTTGCACAGGGCAAGGCCGTCCATGCCGGGCATTTCGATGTCTGTAATAATGCCGTGCACAAAGTCGGAGATGGGGCGTTCTTCCTTTTCGCACCGGTCGCGCAGCCCCTTGAGGTAATCCCACGCCTCCTGGCCGTTGACCTTCTGCGTCACGGTAAAACGGCCTTCCTTGTTGAGCAGATCAAGCAGAAGGCTGCGGATGCTGCTCGAGTCGTCCACATGCAGGATATTGTATGTTTTTTCGCCGCTGTGCTTCATGTCCGACGCGTCAAAGCGTATGGCCATGGCGGGGTGCAGCTCGGCAACAATGGCCTCGAGGTCGAGCAAAAAGATCACCCTTTCTTCCAGGCGCACCACGCCAGTTACCGAACTGCGGCTCACATTCTGCAAAAACTGCCCCGGCGCTTCCACATCCGTCCAGCTGAGCCGGTAGATGCGGTTGACCCCAGACACCAGAAAGCCCGTGCACACGCCGTTGAACTCGGTGACGATGACCTTGGCGTCCTCATTTTCAATGGGGCCGCTGCCCAAAAACTGGGCCATATCAATCAGCGGAACCACACGCCCGTTGCGGTGCAAAAACGCGCCCAAAAGAGCCTTGTGGCGCATTTCCGGCATGGCCGTTACCGGCTGACGACGGCCAATTTCAACAACCTTGGCCACGTTAAGCCCGTAGTGGGCCTCGTAGCCGTCCTGGTTGACGAAAAATTCAACAATTTCCAGCTCATTGGTGCCGGTTTCCAGCAGGATGTTGGTCTGCGCCATGGAAAAGCTCTCCGTTGGGCCAAGGCCCGTTAATGTCGGACGGCAGATCTGTACCTGTTGCTGCCAGCCGGTGAGCAAAGCTTACGCTGCCTTTCTTATCGGTAGCCTGATGCAAACATTTAGCCATAAGACCTCCGTAAGCGATTTTTTTTCGCGCTTTGCAAGGAGGCATCCTAAACATTCATCATACGCTACATATCAAGAAAAAGCCGCGTGGACATGTAACGCTCGCCCGTATCGCAGGCAAACGTGACAATATTTTTGCCCTGCATCTCGGGCCGGGCCGCCAGTTCGAGCGCCGCACGCACGTTGGAACCTGTGGATATGCCGACCATAAGCCCCTGCGCCATGAGCTGACGCGCAGTTTTTATGGCTTGCTCGCCGTCCATCTGGATAATTTCGTCCAGCAGGCCCCGGTCAAGGATGGGCGGCACAAAATCCGCGCCGATACCCTGGATGAGATGCGGCCCGGCCTTGCCGCCCGAAAGCACCGGCGAAGCCGCAGGCTCCACGGCAACAACCTTGAAGCCGGGGATATGCTCTTTAAGAAAACGCCCCGTGCCGGTAATGGACGAGCCGGAACCCACGCCCGCCACAAGCACGTCCATTTTGCCCACGCTGTCCTTGAAAATTTCCGGCCCAGTGGTTTTATAGTGGGCAATCACGGCCTGCGGGTTGGTAAACTGCCCAAGCACAAAGCCATCCTGCTCTTCGGCAATGCGTTTTGCTGCGGCCACGGCCCCGCTCATGCCCTGCGCGGCCGGTGTAAGCACCAGCTCCGCACCCAGCGCCCGCAGCAGATTGCGGCGCTCGACGCTCATGGATTCGGGCATGGTCAACACGCAGCGCAGGCCGCGCATGGGGGCAACCAGGGCCATGCCTATGCCCATGTTGCCGCTGGTGGCTTCAACCAGCAGCCCGCCGGGTTCAATACGGCCTTCATCCAGAGCCTCTTCAATGAGGTAAAAGGCCACCCTGTCTTTGATGGAACCGCCAGGGTTGCGGTTTTCAAGCTTCAGCCAGACCGTGCCGGGCAGATCGTGCGAAAGGTCAAGACGAAGCAGGGGAGTATTGCCGATGGTTTGCAAGACACTGGTCAACATGTAAACACTTGCCTCTCGTTAAAAAAAAGCCAGGAAATTCGTATTGATGGCAGATATTCGCTTTACAACAGAAAGATTTTGCTTAACTGTTGAGACATAATCATAGAAGAAAGCGTTTGCATTGGCAATTTTTGGACGCACTGGCGTAAACAGACCACATTGGGAGGACACCATGAAGATTCTTGCCGCATTGTTCGCTGCCCTTGTGATTACACTTTCCGGCGGCCTTGCCCAGGCAAAGCCCGATACCGTAGAGCTATACACTGAAGCCGTTATGATCGGCGACGTTCCCGCGCTCGAGACGCTGCTGGCCCCAAACTACTGGCACATCAACGCCAACGGCCATATTGAGGACAAGGAACACTTTATCAATACCATAAAAAACAAGGAACTGGTCATCGACCGGCTTACCTTTACCAACGCCCGTACTGCCATGATAGGCGACTCAAAGCTTATCACAGGCACTGGCTATCTCAAGGCCAAGGCAACGCCCGCTCTCCCCGTGGGCCTTATGCGCATCACCGTGGTGGTGGTTTCCAACAAGGGCCGCGAGCAGGTTGTGCTGTTCCAGGGCACGCCTGTTATCTCCACCGAAGACTGCAACGACGGCAACTGCAAGATACAGTAGCCGCGCAATACATGCAGCCCCGCTCTGTCCGTCAGGCGGGGCTGCATGCCGGGAGCTCAGGCTCCCGGCCTGTGTTTTCAGGGACACTACCTCGCTCGTCCATGCAGACGCAAAAAGCCGCCCCTGATGGCAGGGGCGGCTTTTTGCCATACTGCGGGGTATGGCGTCCCGCAGTACGCGTGGAGGATAAACCTAGACCGGCGAAACTTCAAAACTGGCGGCAACCCGTACCCGATCGCCCACTATGGCGGCGGGTATGTTGGTCCCGATGCCAAAATCGCTACGGTTCAGCTCGCCTGTAATGCTGAACGACTGTGTTTCCTTGTTGTTGATGGGGTTGGTGATCCTGTCGCTGGCTGTAATGTTGAAGGTCACCTCGCGGGAGGTGCCGCGCATGGATAGAAGCCCGGAAATGGTACCGGTCTTGTCCGCGCCCAGCAGCACGGCTGTGCTCTGGAAGGTCAGCTCGGGGTACCTTGCCACGTCAAAAAAATCCGCCGTGCGCAAATGCTCGTCTCGCGCATGCACATGGGTATCAATACCGGCGGCCTTGGCGGTCATGGAAAATACGGCGTCCGAAAGGTCGCTGTTGCCCACTTCAAGATCAATATCCACATCCGCAAAGCGGCCGTTAATGTCCGTAATCATGAGATGCCGCACCACAAAACCCAGATGCGAATGGTCGGGATCGTTCTTCCAGCTAGCCATAACAACCTCCTGCAACATGCAGGTTGTACTCAAAATGTATTGGCTGTTTTTGCGGCAACATCTGCCAGCAAAAACATACTTTCACGCTATGAAATAAAAATAAGGTTCCACTCCGCAGAGTCAAGCGGCGCAAGCCGGTTTTTATGAAATAACCCAGGGACCCAACAAACACTGGCGGCCCGCCGGCATCGGCGGCGGCAGCGGCGACCACAAAGCCGCCGCTGCGCCCTGCCCTAAAACACGCCAGGCAAGCCGTGATCGCGCAGGGCCGCGTCGCACGAGCCGATATGATAGGTGGTGTGCGAGGCCAACATGACCATCATGGCCGCATAGCTGAGGTCCCGGCCAATCTTTTTGCTCACCCTTTCCTGCAGTTTGGTAAGATCGGCATCGGCCAGAGCGGCTATCCGAGCGTCCACCGCGCCTTTGACATCGTCGCCATAGGCTTTCATGGCAGTCCTGCTCACCAGATGCCGCCCCTGCTCCCTGAGCATCAGCACGCCTATTTCGTCGGGCGCGGGCAAAAAGGTATCAGAGTCGTTTTCGAGTATAAAAAAATTCAGAACGGCAATGGCATGCGCCACCTGCTGCCATACAGGCCAGCCGCCGTTGGTTTCGGCCCAGATGTTGT is from Desulfovibrio desulfuricans and encodes:
- a CDS encoding nuclear transport factor 2 family protein gives rise to the protein MKILAALFAALVITLSGGLAQAKPDTVELYTEAVMIGDVPALETLLAPNYWHINANGHIEDKEHFINTIKNKELVIDRLTFTNARTAMIGDSKLITGTGYLKAKATPALPVGLMRITVVVVSNKGREQVVLFQGTPVISTEDCNDGNCKIQ
- a CDS encoding DinB family protein, which encodes MSREIVTALDAPFQRAWDLLAQFMDVCPDNIWAETNGGWPVWQQVAHAIAVLNFFILENDSDTFLPAPDEIGVLMLREQGRHLVSRTAMKAYGDDVKGAVDARIAALADADLTKLQERVSKKIGRDLSYAAMMVMLASHTTYHIGSCDAALRDHGLPGVF
- the cysK gene encoding cysteine synthase A, with the protein product MLTSVLQTIGNTPLLRLDLSHDLPGTVWLKLENRNPGGSIKDRVAFYLIEEALDEGRIEPGGLLVEATSGNMGIGMALVAPMRGLRCVLTMPESMSVERRNLLRALGAELVLTPAAQGMSGAVAAAKRIAEEQDGFVLGQFTNPQAVIAHYKTTGPEIFKDSVGKMDVLVAGVGSGSSITGTGRFLKEHIPGFKVVAVEPAASPVLSGGKAGPHLIQGIGADFVPPILDRGLLDEIIQMDGEQAIKTARQLMAQGLMVGISTGSNVRAALELAARPEMQGKNIVTFACDTGERYMSTRLFLDM
- a CDS encoding chemotaxis protein, with product MAQTNILLETGTNELEIVEFFVNQDGYEAHYGLNVAKVVEIGRRQPVTAMPEMRHKALLGAFLHRNGRVVPLIDMAQFLGSGPIENEDAKVIVTEFNGVCTGFLVSGVNRIYRLSWTDVEAPGQFLQNVSRSSVTGVVRLEERVIFLLDLEAIVAELHPAMAIRFDASDMKHSGEKTYNILHVDDSSSIRSLLLDLLNKEGRFTVTQKVNGQEAWDYLKGLRDRCEKEERPISDFVHGIITDIEMPGMDGLALCKHVKDDKILQNLPVAIFSSMINDALAKKCAVVGADVQYTKPDLKVLSVKLYDLVTQAWG
- a CDS encoding YceI family protein — translated: MASWKNDPDHSHLGFVVRHLMITDINGRFADVDIDLEVGNSDLSDAVFSMTAKAAGIDTHVHARDEHLRTADFFDVARYPELTFQSTAVLLGADKTGTISGLLSMRGTSREVTFNITASDRITNPINNKETQSFSITGELNRSDFGIGTNIPAAIVGDRVRVAASFEVSPV